The window AAATCCTGGGAGCTATTCGAGTTAGGAAAGGTAGTAATAGTAACGTAGAGAATGTGATTGGCCATATTGGTTATGAAACCAGGCCATCGGAAACGAGGTAGAGGTATAGCTTCGTTTTTGCTGGCCTGGGTACGTGATCATGTTATCTCCGACTCAGTGATTGTGACTTGTTCAGTCAACAATCCAGCCTCACAAAAAGTGATTGAAAGGTGTGGTGGTGAATATCTTGGCGATTATAGTGACGAGACAGAAGGGACGGTCAGGCGATATCGTTTATTAAAAACATTGGATCATACTGAAAGTTTGCCGCTTTAAGCCTGTGAGTCAGATCTAATTGAAGAGTTACATTTGACAGGTTTTTATAAGTCCAACTGAAATCTTAGAAAAGGACAAAATTCAAAACGGACTTTTAGTCTTTCGGCGTCGGGATTACCTAAAACCCTCTCGACTTCCAGAACTGCCCCTCATCACGTCCCACGACTTTGAACGTCTTTTCGGCTATGGTTCTGCCTTGCATTTCCAGCGTCATACGCCATTCGCCTAAATTACTTTCCAGGCCGTTGACCGGGCATAGCAGTTGGATGGTATCACCGAGATAAAAATCCCAGTCATTGCTGCGCACGTAGACTTCACCGTCAAATGGGGCGAGGACTTTGCCTTTCTTATTGATGATGCCTGGATGATGAATGCAAAACTGCAGCAGCTCGCCTTTGGCCTTTTTGATATTGACGATAAAACCGAACTCGACGTCTTCCTCGGCGGTAACGACCTGGGTGAATTCCTTTATTTTAGGTAGATCTTTGGATTTGGCATCCCAATGGGAATAAATGCCGTAGGAAGTCATTTCGGTGATTGGGGAACGTTTCGCCACGTGCGGATTCTCGTTAATTCAAAGTGTCGTGATTTTACTCAAATAGCATCGGGGCTTCAAATCGCATCTTGCTGATTATTCACTTTTTATTCGCTGGAAGTGATTGATAATCTGAGGATTGAATCGCCACTACTTCAGTAGACGACTTTTAGCCTCATTAAAATACTGACGTTCATACTCTAACGGTGACAGCCCGTCATTGGAACTATGCTGTCGTTTCGGGTTGTAAAACATCTCATACCAATCGCACTAATTTTATGATCTAATATCAGCTTCAATAGGAGCTGATATGACGACCCCTGACTTCCCTAAACTTATTCGTGAAACATCCGATGCTAGGATGCGTACGAGACTTCTTGCGATATCTCATTTCGTGGATGGAAAAAGCCGCACTCAGATCGCCAAATATTTAAAAGCCAGCCGTACCAGTATCAATAACTGGGTTGCGGCTTATTTAAAGAATGGTGTTGAAGGCTTGGTAGAAAAGCAGCATACAGGCCGTCCTCCACG is drawn from Vibrio sp. CDRSL-10 TSBA and contains these coding sequences:
- a CDS encoding DUF3859 domain-containing protein — its product is MAKRSPITEMTSYGIYSHWDAKSKDLPKIKEFTQVVTAEEDVEFGFIVNIKKAKGELLQFCIHHPGIINKKGKVLAPFDGEVYVRSNDWDFYLGDTIQLLCPVNGLESNLGEWRMTLEMQGRTIAEKTFKVVGRDEGQFWKSRGF